The Drosophila nasuta strain 15112-1781.00 chromosome 2L, ASM2355853v1, whole genome shotgun sequence genome window below encodes:
- the LOC132798801 gene encoding DNA-directed RNA polymerase, mitochondrial, with product MYRLLGVNRAAAVQRVLRLPPPTSTTTGCSNCGNAAHNLTQYQQYYQMLYRPAPATTTAIALRTQSTTPTQADALAQAKKKRLRKPRYAKYVELLEVTELTASERKSRVKRLKSKKLAEFIQKTQMQILEKRAREERRAQKKGEPCSGEAQLQLEEYQQLILESHINSPAKLKNSEETVQRQPAEYQKFDLDAVDSSILEAGMYDDKPIIFFGKDTYSKQIISNPTEVHNILKSFNNYRDILEGIEHERQDNIEADLARFGLNAPKLAVVESTLLDPFESNEPYIDDQQQPPKPIQETSVQSKINAVTAKSKKRFKSKVHVNEEQERLAKQRALNVNLTTYLNVCVSANMLSRALSTIFAYRSRAKKNNIPQKQSIITIELYNILLHGYAGKGSFDRCQELFKLIHEDGLQFSEQTYAAAFECLGRVESDAENIKFIEQYIEQAEQQGYTLNQIMDRSKFVSDQRDIALDAIRRVRADFTPVYVPPQLGYDNELLNDLNAYTVPVGAEAETIKQQDCSIMNSKLGYSKAQLEQLAREQLQVELDGSITIKSIEKPKEFANAKFCRTKLKELDQTWRKQISAAIVRDLNTLRAQVRFKPHGYMNYYTYLKVLETSHFTDILIKEIYKLAEGSETFSPTVGQLYKELGQRVQQCYQIELKKHNGTLEKVGDIYSSYCELWDSGKSQDNTRQMWQRLVHEQRHSGPSMDLPEVPWPSNVLIGVGRFLFNILVRDIKIDAHIMRQKKTATTTPQNLLPAFYTLFRNQGRLVKEEVKPHPVLSRLLRASRQQTLTFDANLVPMLCPPQPWSTPHNGGYLLNKSELIRLPQQAVQQWERIHASNPQHLYPALDSLNQLASVPWRVNTQLLDVIIKVFQNGGDAKLDVPQPPSSLPALPTLPAASDSENPTSPAERAKQFRDKLAHRRKQSEMYSLWCDALYRLSLAQHYRDKVFWLPHNMDFRGRVYPVPPHLNHLGSDLARSMLIFDQAQPLGVDGFSWLKLHCINLTGLKKRDSVRERLLYAEEIMPEILDSADNPLTGRMWWSKSDEPWQTLACCMEIANVQRSPDPSAYLSRFPIHQDGSCNGLQHYAALGRDQAGACSVNLSPSAIPQDVYSAVAALVERTRKTDAQNGLHVAAALEGFVRRKVIKQTVMTTVYGVTRYGARLQIARQLKDIDDFPKDWVWPASTYLTTKTFESLREMFTSTREIQDWFTECARMIAGVCMQNVEWVTPLGLPVVQPYNRQETKHVPRAGLRVTNSMSTDLYERPNILKQKNAFPPNFIHSLDSSHMMLTSLQCERQGITFVSVHDCFWTHACTVPELNRACREQFVALHSQPILEQLSKFMRQTYSFRDTEFTNDGSVEDLSKRQLNRTLRQLPQKGDFDLRNVLDSVYFFS from the exons ATGTATCGCTTATTGGGCGTCAACCGTGCTGCAGCTGTACAGCGTGTGCTACGCTTGCCGCCGCCtacctcaacaacaacaggctgCAGCAATTGCGGCAACGCTGCGCATAATTTGACTCAATATCAGCAATATTATCAGATGCTTTACCGTCCAGCGCCGGCAA caacaactgcaattgctTTACGCACACAGTCCACCACACCCACACAAGCAGACGCCTTGGCTCAGGCGAAGAAGAAACGTTTACGTAAACCGCGCTACGCCAAATATGTGGAGCTATTGGAAG TAACCGAGCTCACTGCCAGCGAGCGCAAGTCGCGTGTCAAGCGCTTGAAGTCAAAGAAATTGGCCGAATTCATACAGaaaacacaaatgcaaatccTCGAGAAGCGGGCACGCGAAGAACGACGTGCCCAGAAGAAAGGCGAACCCTGCAGTGGTGAAgcacagctgcagctggaggaATATCAACAATTAATACTGGAGAGCCACATCAATAGTCCAGCAAAGTTAAAGAACAGTGAAGAAACCGTGCAGCGGCAGCCTGCAGAATATCAAAAGTTCGATTTGGATGCGGTAGACAGTTCGATATTGGAGGCGGGCATGTACGATGACAAGCCGATAATATTCTTTGGCAAGGATACGTACAGCAAACAGATAATTTCGAATCCGACAGAGGTGCACAACATACTAAAGAGCTTTAACAATTATCGGGACATTCTGGAAGGTATTGAACATGAGCGACAGGACAACATTGAAGCAGATTTGGCCAGATTTGG TTTGAATGCACCTAAACTCGCCGTAGTGGAGTCAACTTTGTTGGATCCCTTTGAATCGAATGAGCCTTACATCGATGATCAGCAGCAGCCCCCGAAACCTATTCAGGAAACTAGTGTGCAGTCGAAAATAAATGCCGTAACAGCAAAGTCCAAAAAGCG CTTCAAGTCAAAGGTGCATGTCAATGAGGAACAGGAACGTCTGGCCAAGCAACGCGCATTGAACGTCAATTTGACTACGTATCTCAATGTATGCGTCTCAGCAAACATGCTGAGTCGCGCGCTCTCCACAATCTTTGCCTATCGCAGTCGCGCCAAAAAGAATAACATACCGCAGAAGCAAAGCATCATCACCATTGAACTGTATAACATTCTGTTGCATGGCTATGCGGGCAAAGGTTCTTTTGACCGTTGCCAGGAGCTGTTCAAGCTTATCCATGAGGATGGTCTGCAGTTTAGCGAGCAAACTTATGCAGCTGCTTTCGAGTGTCTTGGACGCGTTGAGTCGGATGCAGagaatataaaattcattGAACAGTACATCGAACAGGCTGAACAACAAGGATATACGCTTAATCAGATTATGGATCGCTCAAAGTTTGTGTCTGATCAACGTGATATAGCGCTGGATGCCATAAGGCGAGTACGTGCCGATTTCACGCCTGTATATGTGCCACCTCAGTTGGGCTACGACAACGAACTGCTCAACGATCTCAATGCATACACTGTTCCCGTGGGCGCCGAAGCCGAAACAATAAAGCAGCAGGATTGCAGCATTATGAACTCAAAGCTTGGATATAGTAAAGCACAATTAGAGCAGCTAGCTCGTGAACAGTTGCAAGTGGAATTGGATGGCTCCATCACCATCAAGTCCATTGAAAAGCCCAAGGAATTTGCCAATGCCAAATTTTGC CGCACTAAGCTTAAGGAATTGGATCAAACGTGGCGCAAACAAATCTCGGCTGCCATTGTGCGTGATCTGAACACGTTGCGTGCTCAGGTGCGTTTCAAGCCGCATGGATACATGAACTACTATACGTACCTTAAGGTGCTGGAAACGAGCCACTTTACGGACATACTCATCAAGGAGATCTACAAACTCGCCGAAGGGTCCGAGACCTTTAGTCCCACCGTGGGTCAGCTGTACAAGGAACTCGGTCAACGGGTGCAGCAATGCTATCAAATCGAACTGAAAAAACACAATGGCACGTTGGAGAAAGTTGGCGATATTTACAGCTCGTACTGTGAGCTGTGGGATAGCGGCAAGAGTCAGGATAACACAAGGCAAATGTGGCAACGTTTGGTGCACGAACAGCGTCACAGTGGACCCTCCATGGATCTGCCCGAGGTACCGTGGCCGTCGAATGTATTGATCGGTGTGGGACGTTTCCTTTTCAATATTCTCGTGCGTGATATCAAAATTGATGCGCATATTATGCGTCAAAAGAagacagcgacgacgacgccacAGAATCTATTGCCTGCCTTCTATACGCTGTTTCGGAATCAGGGACGCTTGGTCAAGGAGGAAGTCAAACCACATCCTGTGTTGTCGCGTTTATTGCGCGCCTCACGCCAACAGACGCTTACCTTTGACGCGAATCTGGTGCCTATGCTGTGTCCACCACAACCCTGGAGCACGCCACACAACGGCGGCTATTTGCTGAACAAATCGGAACTGATACGTTTACCACAGCAGGCGGTGCAGCAATGGGAACGCATACACGCCTCCAATCCGCAGCATCTCTATCCGGCACTTGACTCGCTCAATCAGCTGGCCAGTGTGCCGTGGCGTGTCAACACACAGCTGCTGGATGTGATCATTAAGGTGTTTCAGAATGGCGGCGATGCCAAACTGGATGTGCCACAGCCGCCCAGCTCGTTGCCAGCGTTGCCCACGCTGCCTGCGGCTAGCGATAGCGAGAATCCTACGTCGCCAGCTGAGCGTGCCAAGCAGTTCAGGGATAAGCTGGCACATCGACGCAAACAAAGCGAGATGTACAGCTTGTGGTGCGATGCGCTCTATCGTCTGTCGCTGGCACAGCAC TACCGTGACAAGGTCTTTTGGCTGCCGCACAACATGGACTTCCGTGGACGCGTTTATCCTGTGCCGCCGCATTTGAATCACTTGGGCTCTGACTTGGCGCGTTCAATGCTCATCTTCGATCAGGCACAGCCGCTGGGCGTCGATGGCTTCAGCTGGCTGAAACTGCACTGTATCAACTTGACGGGCCTCAAAAAGCGAGATTCAGTGCGTGAACGTCTGCTGTATGCAGAGGAGATTATGCCAGAGATACTCGACTCGGCGGACAATCCACTCACGGGTCGCATGTGGTGGTCCAAGTCGGATGAACCGTGGCAAACGCTTGCTTGTTGCATGGAGATTGCCAATGTGCAACGCTCACCCGATCCCAGTGCCTATCTGAGTCGCTTTCCCATACATCAGGATGGCTCGTGCAACGGTCTGCAGCATTACGCGGCATTGGGTCGTGATCAAGCGGGCGCCTGCAGTGTTAATCTGTCACCTTCGGCTATACCGCAGGATGTGTACAGTGCGGTGGCGGCGTTGGTAGAACGCACACGTAAAACAGATGCCCAGAATGGACTCCATGTGGCTGCAGCACTGGAGGGATTCGTGCGACGCAAGGTCATCAAACAGACGGTGATGACAACGGTGTACGGTGTGACACGCTACGGAGCACGATTGCAGATTGCGCGACAGCTGAAAGACATTGATGACTTCCCCAAGGATTGGGTGTGGCCAGCGTCGACGTATTTGACCACAAAAACGTTTGAGAGTCTGCGCGAAATGTTCACGTCGACTCGCGAGATTCAAGACTGGTTTACCGAGTGTGCCCGCATGATTGCCGGCGTGTGCATGCAGAATGTGGAGTGGGTAACGCCGCTGGGTTTGCCAGTGGTGCAGCCATACAATCGCCAGGAGACAAAGCATGTGCCGCGTGCCGGGCTGCGTGTGACCAACAGCATGTCAACGGATCTCTACGAACGTCCCAATATCCTGAAACAGAAGAACGCCTTTCCGCCCAATTTCATTCATTCGCTGGACTCGTCGCACATGATGCTCACCTCGTTGCAGTGCGAGCGTCAGGGTATCACCTTTGTCTCGGTGCACGATTGCTTCTGGACGCATGCGTGTACGGTGCCGGAGCTGAATCGGGCGTGTCGCGAGCAGTTTGTGGCGCTCCATTCGCAACCAATTCTTGAGCAGTTGTCCAAATTTATGCGACAAACTTATAGCTTCCGAGACAC CGAATTTACCAACGATGGTTCGGTGGAGGATCTGTCAAAACGGCAGCTGAATCGCACACTGAGACAACTGCCACAGAAAGGTGACTTTGATCTGCGCAACGTTCTTGATTCGGTCTACTTCTTCAGCTAA
- the LOC132798803 gene encoding uncharacterized protein LOC132798803, which produces MAPKREKKDKKENTDDDSKPQPPNIFLYIQLAGIGILPTTKHALEIHMDQGESVIVKCVEQYDTEGIILEQEFHTKPTYTLIFQQDNLDRINQAADNPLLIKLYMRKVESSTTFTETEVEQETFLTEEDKEENTVAAVIEDVTHLSPTPDAAQVNIEVDYFADNDDLLLLCVGYLDLIKLFGHHRCMVREELYLYPVPDVPNELRCTVHSEWHLYTLVPIAKEIAFTNMAFVSFESIYNLNENYTLNVDTLEVQLSFRSTQPVTRNEYHVIPWCSFNRFSDVCIANQHSYLLFESFRSNVDIDNCLGLKSTMEVSIHQLFQQLMRSENLDVVFNAISPQFDNALICNTFHRYILTREMSDALYNVFILQRYVILVEAFQTASATDNKGTKGAKASKQKVFEGILDPAIMLFPGVQTIRFAVELKYLGIQKKAVKTKRVTMGTSKQRRSSTEPVEPTFAIIKLCLLAPLGETYHELKVFRESFISQNRLLHCNKPPSEPPKATLCEIQREVYLRFDAFVRDTIRYIVDKNVQSVEEKRNHFCCALQNLSNILLKLVGSDFNNRIHTSSNHEFRNICVLAFNELETRTHNLLEKIEDEGFDELIKDRHKKSEQLFDAMNAIKLMNAVGDKRMASYFYEKEKDHSGPLFEFYDLIVKMEQSEYVAAKAFFKTVQILSPLQDYLAGWIRIFINYVDTRDDPDPTISSNANECLLNSITQYAETHVSKLDGWILLYCYYKRFDYAPGFNYARWRLEEELTSPSHRVNEAAAPLSIWGISLNMNPEFAKESGHMFFVCFKLFVRLGLYEFGQVIFNEFQSQCDEVDRYLISTQLKILLKQLDDDFEPVEHGGVGEDNGEEEELTPQAAFVAQVNGNVEFARGNWEKAANYYERIVDQSSGFEGERDNYLLSKLRFAYISYEMDNFDQTVNALSQPFDGQLLSLFCNYLMGKAYYRLYDFNKALQCFITCTSFGAHVPNIWGFLALINLHLGNNVNAINCWKYARIDPTKCITDETIFEELELIDVDSVDLFIDGPSSGSTTSSTFSFTDDE; this is translated from the exons ATGGCGCCTAAACGCGAAAAGAAAGATAAAAAAGAGAACACAGATGATGACTCCAAGCCGCAACCACccaatatatttctatatattcaGCTGGCCGGCATTGGTATTCTGCCCACTACAAAACATGCACTCGAAATACACATGGATCAAGGAGAAAGCGTCATTGTGAAATGCGTAGAGCAATACGACACCGAAGGCATTATTTTGGAGCAAGAATTCCACACCAAGCCCACATACACATTAATCTTTCAACAGGACAACCTGGATCGCATTAATCAGGCCGCAGATAATCCACTGCTCATCAAACTCTACATGCGCAAAGTGGAATCATCGACGACTTTCACGGAAACCGAGGTGGAGCAGGAAACGTTTCTGACCGAAGAagataaagaagaaaacacAGTGGCTGCCGTTATTGAAGATGTGACACATCTGTCGCCTACTCCAGATGCAGCCCAGGTGAATATCGAAGTGGATTACTTTGCCGACAATGACgatctgttgctgctttgcgTGGGATACTTGGATCTGATCAAACTCTTTGGCCATCATCGCTGCATGGTGCGCGAGGAACTTTACCTCTACCCCGTACCCGATGTGCCTAACGAGTTGCGCTGCACCGTTCACTCGGAGTGGCATCTGTACACTTTGGTGCCCATTGCCAAGGAAATTGCGTTTACCAATATGGCGTTTGTGTCTTTCGAGTCCATCTACAATCTGAATGAGAATTATACGCTCAATGTGGACACCCTTGAAGTGCAGCTCAGCTTTCGTTCCACGCAGCCGGTGACACGCAACGAATATCATGTGATTCCTTGGTGCAGCTTTAACAGATTCAGCGACGTTTGCATTGCCAATCAGCATAGTTATTTGCTCTTTGAATCGTTTCGCAGCAATGTGGATATTGACAATTGTTTGGGCCTCAAGTCCACCATGGAGGTGAGCATCCATCAGCTGTTCCAGCAGCTTATGCGTTCCGAGAACTTAGACGTGGTCTTCAATGCCATAAGTCCACAATTCGATAATGCTCTGATTTGCAATACATTCCATCGCTATATTCTCACCCGTGAAATGTCCGACGCATTGTACAATGTATTTATCCTGCAACGTTATGTTATTCTAGTGGAGGCTTTTCAGACGGCAAGCGCTACGGACAACAAAGGAACAAAGGGAGCTAAAGCCAGCAAGCAAAAGGTATTCGAGGGGATTTTGGATCCAGCAATTATGCTGTTTCCCGGTG TACAAACAATTCGCTTTGCTGTGGAGCTTAAGTATCTGGGCATCCAAAAGAAAGCGGTGAAGACGAAGCGAGTCACTATGGGCACTTCGAAACAACGCCGCAGCAGCACAGAGCCCGTGGAACCCACCTTTGCCATCATCAAGCTGTGTCTCTTGGCACCGCTGGGTGAAACTTATCACGAGCTGAAGGTGTTTCGAGAGAGCTTCATAAGCCAGAATCGACTGTTGCATTGCAATAAACCGCCATCGGAGCCACCGAAAGCGACGCTCTGTGAGATTCAACGTGAAGTATATTTGCGTTTCGATGCATTCGTACGCGATACGATTCGTTATATTGTGGACAAAAATGTGCAGAGCGTCGAGGAGAAGCGCAATCATTTCTGCTGTGCGTTGCAGAATCTCAGCAACATACTGCTGAAATTGGTGGGCAGTGATTTCAATAATCGCATACACACCAGCTCCAATCATGAGTTCCGA aatatCTGCGTACTTGCATTCAATGAGTTGGAGACGCGTACCCACAACCTTCTGGAGAAGATCGAGGACGAAGGCTTTGATGAGCTTATTAAGGATAGGCACAAGAAGAGCGAACAACTTTTCGATGCAATGAATGCCATCAAATTGATGAATGCGGTGGGGGATAAGCGCATGGCTAGTTATTTCTATGAAAAG GAAAAAGATCACAGTGGGCCGCTTTTCGAATTCTATGATCTGATTGTCAAAATGGAGCAATCTGAGTATGTAGCTGCCAAGGCCTTTTTTAAAACTGTCCAAATTCTTTCACCGCTACAAGATTATTTAGC TGGTTGGATTCGTATATTCATCAACTATGTGGACACACGCGATGATCCCGATCCCACAATCTCGTCGAATGCTAATGAGTGTCTGTTGAATAGCATAACACAATATGCAGAGACACATGTTAGCAAATTAGATGGTTGGATTTTGCTTTATTGCTATTACAAGCGCTTTGATTATGCGCCTGGTTTTAACTACGCACGTTGGCGTCTTGAGGAAGAGTTGACGAGCCCGTCGCATAGAGTGAATGAGGCTGCGGCACCTCTCAGCATTTGGGGCATTTCGTTGAACATGAATCCTGAATTTGCAAAGGAGAGCGGCCACATGTTCTTTGTGTGCTTCAAGTTGTTTGTGCGTCTGGGCCTTTATGAATTTGGCCAGGTGATCTTCAACGAGTTCCAGTCGCAGTGCGATGAGGTAGATCGTTATTTGATTAGCACACAGCTGAAAATATTGCTTAAACAGCTCGATGACGATTTTGAGCCCGTCGAGCACGGTGGCGTTGGCGAGGACAACGGCGAGGAGGAAGAGCTG aCGCCCCAAGCAGCGTTTGTGGCACAGGTAAACGGCAACGTTGAATTCGCACGCGGCAACTGGGAGAAGGCGGCCAATTACTATGAGCGCATTGTGGATCAATCATCAGGCTTTGAGGGTGAACGTGATAACTATTTGCTGAGCAAACTACGCTTCGCTTACATATCCTATGAGATGGACAACTTTGACCAGACAGTGAACGCGTTGAGTCAACCCTTTGACGGTCAACTACTGTCGCTCTTCTGCAACTACTTGATGGGCAAAGCCTACTACAGACTGTATGATTTCAACAAGGCACTGCAGTGCTTTATTACCTGCACCTCCTTTGGTGCGCACGTGCCGAACATTTGGGGTTTCTTGGCTCTGATTAATCTGCATCTGGGCAACAATGTGAATGCCATCAATTGCTGGAAATATGCTAGAATT GATCCGACTAAATGCATTACAGATGAAACGATTTTTGAGGAACTGGAACTCATTGATGTGGACAGCGTGGATCTGTTTATCGATGGGCCTAGTTCTGGTTCGACCACCTCCTCTACCTTCAGCTTTACCGATGATGAATAG
- the LOC132798806 gene encoding uncharacterized protein LOC132798806 isoform X2, whose translation MASVGGLDYGDKLPPVGSVTSSTALAIRNSTIIAHRLSIYLPQLLLPSRDPQKLIMEINCYVAQFRELLIYIGQTRDSPELREKIRRLRRSCVDACKHLAHLITPQPRHCLGSPSERMHLSLLFLLTQQFRHELIKSYRLIQLVPYDMTDYYAPARTAPSNLGNVISQILLCKQINPDFQQEELCSISKDAQELSELLDKLQSHLPNPTTETAEETVEHSWYTQHRRRSCLSRSRSLCCCFMPSQASSF comes from the exons ATGGCCAGCGTTGGAGGCTTGGATTATGGCGATAAGTTGCCACCGGTGGGCAGCGTCACCAGCAGCACTGCTTTGGCTATACGCAACTCGACAATTATAGCACATCGATTGTCCATCTACTTGccccagctgctgctgccctcCAGAGATCCCCAGAAG CTCATCATGGAAATCAATTGCTATGTGGCACAGTTTCGTGAGCTACTGATCTACATTGGCCAAACCCGAGATTCGCCCGAGTTGCGCGAGAAGATTCGACGTCTGCGTCGCAGCTGCGTGGATGCCTGCAAGCATTTGGCACATCTGATTACGCCACAGCCGCGCCATTGTCTGGGCAGTCCCAGTGAGCGCATGCATCTCTCGCTGCTGTTTCTGCTCACCCAGCAGTTTCGGCATGAGCTCATCAAGAGCTATCGTCTCATCCAGCTGGTGCCGTACGACATGACCGACTATTATG CACCTGCTCGCACTGCGCCCTCGAATCTGGGCAATGTGATTAGCCAGATATTGTTGTGCAAGCAAATCAATCCGGACTTTCAGCAAGAGGAACTTTGCAGCATTAGCAAGGATGCACAAGAGTTGAGTGAGCTGCTCGACAAGCTGCAATCACATTTGCCCAACCCAACTACTGAGACAGCCGAGGAAACCGTCGAGCACT CCTGGTATACACAACATCGTCGTCGCAGCTGCCtcagccgcagtcgcagtctctgctgttgttttATGCCATCCCAAGCGAGTtcgttttga
- the LOC132798806 gene encoding uncharacterized protein LOC132798806 isoform X1, protein MASVGGLDYGDKLPPVGSVTSSTALAIRNSTIIAHRLSIYLPQLLLPSRDPQKLIMEINCYVAQFRELLIYIGQTRDSPELREKIRRLRRSCVDACKHLAHLITPQPRHCLGSPSERMHLSLLFLLTQQFRHELIKSYRLIQLVPYDMTDYYAPARTAPSNLGNVISQILLCKQINPDFQQEELCSISKDAQELSELLDKLQSHLPNPTTETAEETVEHSAAAAAAVCLNAPPAWYTQHRRRSCLSRSRSLCCCFMPSQASSF, encoded by the exons ATGGCCAGCGTTGGAGGCTTGGATTATGGCGATAAGTTGCCACCGGTGGGCAGCGTCACCAGCAGCACTGCTTTGGCTATACGCAACTCGACAATTATAGCACATCGATTGTCCATCTACTTGccccagctgctgctgccctcCAGAGATCCCCAGAAG CTCATCATGGAAATCAATTGCTATGTGGCACAGTTTCGTGAGCTACTGATCTACATTGGCCAAACCCGAGATTCGCCCGAGTTGCGCGAGAAGATTCGACGTCTGCGTCGCAGCTGCGTGGATGCCTGCAAGCATTTGGCACATCTGATTACGCCACAGCCGCGCCATTGTCTGGGCAGTCCCAGTGAGCGCATGCATCTCTCGCTGCTGTTTCTGCTCACCCAGCAGTTTCGGCATGAGCTCATCAAGAGCTATCGTCTCATCCAGCTGGTGCCGTACGACATGACCGACTATTATG CACCTGCTCGCACTGCGCCCTCGAATCTGGGCAATGTGATTAGCCAGATATTGTTGTGCAAGCAAATCAATCCGGACTTTCAGCAAGAGGAACTTTGCAGCATTAGCAAGGATGCACAAGAGTTGAGTGAGCTGCTCGACAAGCTGCAATCACATTTGCCCAACCCAACTACTGAGACAGCCGAGGAAACCGTCGAGCACT ccgctgcggctgctgctgctgtctgccTGAATGCACCGCCAGCCTGGTATACACAACATCGTCGTCGCAGCTGCCtcagccgcagtcgcagtctctgctgttgttttATGCCATCCCAAGCGAGTtcgttttga
- the LOC132798805 gene encoding protein pinocchio isoform X2, translated as MSSASVRAPQIADICSPLAHHSLGLSASLPDLVGSPLEINMDNVLTIEELRQHIGSCFTCGVSWTDDHVSLDCSECGGYSLERPCPLCDGQCGVQWKRDFAMSHACSKARWVGVCLSFPEAMAAAVQQLPVTGNGPATSCAAAAAHQLRLAQELCSRLEQLSTTSATATNKITRL; from the exons aTGTCGAGTGCCAGCGTTCGTGCTCCCCAAATTGCCGACATTTGCAGTCCACTCGC TCATCACAGCTTGGGTTTGTCTGCCTCGTTGCCCGATTTGGTCGGCAGCCCGCTGGAGATTAATATGGACAATGTGCTGACCATTGAGGAGTTGCGCCAACACATTGGCTCCTGCTTTACGTGTGGCGTCTCCTGGACCGATGATCATGTCTCCCTCGATTGCAGCGAATGCGGTGGCTACAGTCTCGAGCGTCCCTGCCCCCTCTGCGATGGACAGTGCGGTGTGCAATGGAAACGCGACTTTGCCATG tCGCATGCCTGCAGCAAAGCACGCTGGGTTGGTGTCTGCCTCAGTTTCCCGGAAGCAATGGCCGCTGCAGTGCAACAACTGCCTGTAACTGGCAATGGACCGGCGACTTCATGTGCCGCTGCTGCGGCGCATCAACTGCGTCTGGCGCAAGAGTTGTGCTCACGCCTGGAGCAGCTGTCGACGACGTCGGCAACGGCGACGAATAAAATTACACGCCTTTGA